In one Gadus morhua chromosome 15, gadMor3.0, whole genome shotgun sequence genomic region, the following are encoded:
- the psap gene encoding prosaposin isoform X1, translating into MLLLALLFVSSAVATPLLGMEQCARGPPYWCQNVKTASICGAVIHCQQNVWNQPQMKAVPCDLCKEVLMVVEQLLKDNATQADILSYLEKACQLIPDKGLTAECKELVDSYYPIIIGIITGELDDPGAACAAMGLCRSQQLVMAQYLKQIQSNEIPQLDLAQRVSPLLLNVPQLLFPQEAPKQEAPTPKAASLGDSAVCEDCVKFLTDTQQQAKANESFVNSLIEQIESQCELLGPGMSDLCKQYISQYAPLVIQQLLSMEQEPKDVCTHVGFCPASIKSTPMMKLQPARAVPLQRLVPAAKLDSPLKQAKPMVRNKEAPQCAVCEFVMKEVEGMLEDETTEAQVIHTVEKVCNMLPATLTAQCKDLIEAYGEAIIELLVQQADPKSICTVLGLCKGAGRSLIPALDLASYTTGGYCDVCKMAVRYVDGILEQNATEAEIEAAVRKVCNFLPESVQTECDQLVQQYEPMLVQLLLQMMDPDFVCMKVGACPEAGQKLLGAEECSWGPAFWCKNMETANRCNAVAHCKRHVW; encoded by the exons ATGCTGCTTCTCGCTCTGCTTTTCGTGTCTTCAG CGGTCGCCACCCCCTTGCTCGGGATGGAGCAGTGTGCTCGTGGACCCCCCTACTGGTGTCAGAATGTCAAGACTGCGTCCATCTGCGGAGCGGTGATCCACTGCCAGCAGAACGTGTGGAACCAGCCCCAGATG aAAGCGGTGCCATGTGACCTGTGTAAGGAAGTGTTGATGGTGGTCGAACAGCTGCTGAAGGACAACGCCACTCAG GCGGATATCCTGAGCTACTTGGAGAAGGCATGCCAGCTGATCCCTGACAAGGGTTTGACTGCTGAGTGCAAGGAGTTGGTGGACAGCTACTATCCCATCATCATTGGGATCATCACCGGAGAACTG GATGACCCCGGTGCGGCCTGCGCAGCCATGGGTCTGTGCCGCTCCCAGCAGCTGGTCATGGCTCAGTACCTGAAGCAGATCCAGTCCAACGAAATCCCTCAGCTGGACCTGGCCCAGCGCGTCTCGCCCCTCCTCCTCAACGTGCCCCAGCTCCTGTTCCCCCAGGAGGCCCCCAAACAGGAGGCCCCCACACCGAAGGCCGCATCTCTG GGGGATTCTGCTGTGTGCGAGGACTGCGTCAAGTTCCTGACCGACACCCAGCAGCAAGCCAAGGCCAACGAGAGCTTCGTCAACTCTCTGATCGAGCAGATCGAGAGCCAGTGTGAGCTGCTGGGCCCAGGAATGTCTGATCTG TGCAAGCAGTACATCAGCCAATACGCCCCACTTGTTATCCAGCAACTCTTGTCTATG GAACAG GAACCCAAGGACGTCTGCACCCACGTAGGCTTCTGCCCAGCGTCCATCAAGTCCACTCCCATGATGAAGCTGCAGCCCGCCAGGGCCGTTCCTCTTCAGAGGCTCGTCCCCGCTGCCAAGCTGGACTCTCCGCTCAAGCAGGCCAAG CCCATGGTTCGTAACAAGGAGGCCCCCCAGTGTGCCGTCTGTGAGTTTGtgatgaaggaggtggagggcaTGCTGGAAGACGAGACCACAGAG GCGCAGGTGATTCACACCGTGGAGAAGGTGTGCAACATGCTGCCCGCCACCCTGACCGCGCAGTGCAAAGACCTGATCGAGGCGTACGGCGAGGCCATCATCGAGCTGCTGGTCCAGCAGGCTGACCCCAAGAGCATCTGCACCGTGCTGGGACTCTGCAAGGGCGCAGGCCGCAGCCTTATCC CAGCGTTGGACCTGGCGAGCTACACGACGGGCGGCTACTGCGACGTGTGCAAGATGGCCGTGCGCTACGTGGACGGGATCCTGGAGCAGAACGCCACCGAGGCCGAGATCGAAGCGGCCGTGAGGAAAGTGTGCAACTTCCTCCCCGAGTCTGTCCAGACAGAG TGTGACCAGCTCGTTCAGCAGTATGAGCCCATGCTTGTTCAGCTGCTACTCCAGATGATGGACCCAGACTTTGTGTGCATG AAAGTGGGGGCGTGCCCGGAAGCGGGGCAGAAACTCCTGGGCGCGGAGGAGTGCAGCTGGGGTCCTGCCTTCTGGTGCAAGAACATGGAGACGGCGAACCGTTGCAAT GCGGTGGCTCACTGCAAGCGTCACGTTTGGTAA
- the psap gene encoding prosaposin isoform X3 — protein sequence MLLLALLFVSSAVATPLLGMEQCARGPPYWCQNVKTASICGAVIHCQQNVWNQPQMKAVPCDLCKEVLMVVEQLLKDNATQADILSYLEKACQLIPDKGLTAECKELVDSYYPIIIGIITGELDDPGAACAAMGLCRSQQLVMAQYLKQIQSNEIPQLDLAQRVSPLLLNVPQLLFPQEAPKQEAPTPKAASLGDSAVCEDCVKFLTDTQQQAKANESFVNSLIEQIESQCELLGPGMSDLCKQYISQYAPLVIQQLLSMEPKDVCTHVGFCPASIKSTPMMKLQPARAVPLQRLVPAAKLDSPLKQAKPMVRNKEAPQCAVCEFVMKEVEGMLEDETTEAQVIHTVEKVCNMLPATLTAQCKDLIEAYGEAIIELLVQQADPKSICTVLGLCKGAGRSLIPALDLASYTTGGYCDVCKMAVRYVDGILEQNATEAEIEAAVRKVCNFLPESVQTECDQLVQQYEPMLVQLLLQMMDPDFVCMKVGACPEAGQKLLGAEECSWGPAFWCKNMETANRCNAVAHCKRHVW from the exons ATGCTGCTTCTCGCTCTGCTTTTCGTGTCTTCAG CGGTCGCCACCCCCTTGCTCGGGATGGAGCAGTGTGCTCGTGGACCCCCCTACTGGTGTCAGAATGTCAAGACTGCGTCCATCTGCGGAGCGGTGATCCACTGCCAGCAGAACGTGTGGAACCAGCCCCAGATG aAAGCGGTGCCATGTGACCTGTGTAAGGAAGTGTTGATGGTGGTCGAACAGCTGCTGAAGGACAACGCCACTCAG GCGGATATCCTGAGCTACTTGGAGAAGGCATGCCAGCTGATCCCTGACAAGGGTTTGACTGCTGAGTGCAAGGAGTTGGTGGACAGCTACTATCCCATCATCATTGGGATCATCACCGGAGAACTG GATGACCCCGGTGCGGCCTGCGCAGCCATGGGTCTGTGCCGCTCCCAGCAGCTGGTCATGGCTCAGTACCTGAAGCAGATCCAGTCCAACGAAATCCCTCAGCTGGACCTGGCCCAGCGCGTCTCGCCCCTCCTCCTCAACGTGCCCCAGCTCCTGTTCCCCCAGGAGGCCCCCAAACAGGAGGCCCCCACACCGAAGGCCGCATCTCTG GGGGATTCTGCTGTGTGCGAGGACTGCGTCAAGTTCCTGACCGACACCCAGCAGCAAGCCAAGGCCAACGAGAGCTTCGTCAACTCTCTGATCGAGCAGATCGAGAGCCAGTGTGAGCTGCTGGGCCCAGGAATGTCTGATCTG TGCAAGCAGTACATCAGCCAATACGCCCCACTTGTTATCCAGCAACTCTTGTCTATG GAACCCAAGGACGTCTGCACCCACGTAGGCTTCTGCCCAGCGTCCATCAAGTCCACTCCCATGATGAAGCTGCAGCCCGCCAGGGCCGTTCCTCTTCAGAGGCTCGTCCCCGCTGCCAAGCTGGACTCTCCGCTCAAGCAGGCCAAG CCCATGGTTCGTAACAAGGAGGCCCCCCAGTGTGCCGTCTGTGAGTTTGtgatgaaggaggtggagggcaTGCTGGAAGACGAGACCACAGAG GCGCAGGTGATTCACACCGTGGAGAAGGTGTGCAACATGCTGCCCGCCACCCTGACCGCGCAGTGCAAAGACCTGATCGAGGCGTACGGCGAGGCCATCATCGAGCTGCTGGTCCAGCAGGCTGACCCCAAGAGCATCTGCACCGTGCTGGGACTCTGCAAGGGCGCAGGCCGCAGCCTTATCC CAGCGTTGGACCTGGCGAGCTACACGACGGGCGGCTACTGCGACGTGTGCAAGATGGCCGTGCGCTACGTGGACGGGATCCTGGAGCAGAACGCCACCGAGGCCGAGATCGAAGCGGCCGTGAGGAAAGTGTGCAACTTCCTCCCCGAGTCTGTCCAGACAGAG TGTGACCAGCTCGTTCAGCAGTATGAGCCCATGCTTGTTCAGCTGCTACTCCAGATGATGGACCCAGACTTTGTGTGCATG AAAGTGGGGGCGTGCCCGGAAGCGGGGCAGAAACTCCTGGGCGCGGAGGAGTGCAGCTGGGGTCCTGCCTTCTGGTGCAAGAACATGGAGACGGCGAACCGTTGCAAT GCGGTGGCTCACTGCAAGCGTCACGTTTGGTAA
- the psap gene encoding prosaposin isoform X2, with protein sequence MLLLALLFVSSAVATPLLGMEQCARGPPYWCQNVKTASICGAVIHCQQNVWNQPQMKAVPCDLCKEVLMVVEQLLKDNATQADILSYLEKACQLIPDKGLTAECKELVDSYYPIIIGIITGELDDPGAACAAMGLCRSQQLVMAQYLKQIQSNEIPQLDLAQRVSPLLLNVPQLLFPQEAPKQEAPTPKAASLGDSAVCEDCVKFLTDTQQQAKANESFVNSLIEQIESQCELLGPGMSDLCKQYISQYAPLVIQQLLSMEQEPKDVCTHVGFCPASIKSTPMMKLQPARAVPLQRLVPAAKLDSPLKQAKPMVRNKEAPQCAVCEFVMKEVEGMLEDETTEAQVIHTVEKVCNMLPATLTAQCKDLIEAYGEAIIELLVQQADPKSICTVLGLCKGAGRSLIPLDLASYTTGGYCDVCKMAVRYVDGILEQNATEAEIEAAVRKVCNFLPESVQTECDQLVQQYEPMLVQLLLQMMDPDFVCMKVGACPEAGQKLLGAEECSWGPAFWCKNMETANRCNAVAHCKRHVW encoded by the exons ATGCTGCTTCTCGCTCTGCTTTTCGTGTCTTCAG CGGTCGCCACCCCCTTGCTCGGGATGGAGCAGTGTGCTCGTGGACCCCCCTACTGGTGTCAGAATGTCAAGACTGCGTCCATCTGCGGAGCGGTGATCCACTGCCAGCAGAACGTGTGGAACCAGCCCCAGATG aAAGCGGTGCCATGTGACCTGTGTAAGGAAGTGTTGATGGTGGTCGAACAGCTGCTGAAGGACAACGCCACTCAG GCGGATATCCTGAGCTACTTGGAGAAGGCATGCCAGCTGATCCCTGACAAGGGTTTGACTGCTGAGTGCAAGGAGTTGGTGGACAGCTACTATCCCATCATCATTGGGATCATCACCGGAGAACTG GATGACCCCGGTGCGGCCTGCGCAGCCATGGGTCTGTGCCGCTCCCAGCAGCTGGTCATGGCTCAGTACCTGAAGCAGATCCAGTCCAACGAAATCCCTCAGCTGGACCTGGCCCAGCGCGTCTCGCCCCTCCTCCTCAACGTGCCCCAGCTCCTGTTCCCCCAGGAGGCCCCCAAACAGGAGGCCCCCACACCGAAGGCCGCATCTCTG GGGGATTCTGCTGTGTGCGAGGACTGCGTCAAGTTCCTGACCGACACCCAGCAGCAAGCCAAGGCCAACGAGAGCTTCGTCAACTCTCTGATCGAGCAGATCGAGAGCCAGTGTGAGCTGCTGGGCCCAGGAATGTCTGATCTG TGCAAGCAGTACATCAGCCAATACGCCCCACTTGTTATCCAGCAACTCTTGTCTATG GAACAG GAACCCAAGGACGTCTGCACCCACGTAGGCTTCTGCCCAGCGTCCATCAAGTCCACTCCCATGATGAAGCTGCAGCCCGCCAGGGCCGTTCCTCTTCAGAGGCTCGTCCCCGCTGCCAAGCTGGACTCTCCGCTCAAGCAGGCCAAG CCCATGGTTCGTAACAAGGAGGCCCCCCAGTGTGCCGTCTGTGAGTTTGtgatgaaggaggtggagggcaTGCTGGAAGACGAGACCACAGAG GCGCAGGTGATTCACACCGTGGAGAAGGTGTGCAACATGCTGCCCGCCACCCTGACCGCGCAGTGCAAAGACCTGATCGAGGCGTACGGCGAGGCCATCATCGAGCTGCTGGTCCAGCAGGCTGACCCCAAGAGCATCTGCACCGTGCTGGGACTCTGCAAGGGCGCAGGCCGCAGCCTTATCC CGTTGGACCTGGCGAGCTACACGACGGGCGGCTACTGCGACGTGTGCAAGATGGCCGTGCGCTACGTGGACGGGATCCTGGAGCAGAACGCCACCGAGGCCGAGATCGAAGCGGCCGTGAGGAAAGTGTGCAACTTCCTCCCCGAGTCTGTCCAGACAGAG TGTGACCAGCTCGTTCAGCAGTATGAGCCCATGCTTGTTCAGCTGCTACTCCAGATGATGGACCCAGACTTTGTGTGCATG AAAGTGGGGGCGTGCCCGGAAGCGGGGCAGAAACTCCTGGGCGCGGAGGAGTGCAGCTGGGGTCCTGCCTTCTGGTGCAAGAACATGGAGACGGCGAACCGTTGCAAT GCGGTGGCTCACTGCAAGCGTCACGTTTGGTAA
- the mrps6 gene encoding LOW QUALITY PROTEIN: small ribosomal subunit protein bS6m (The sequence of the model RefSeq protein was modified relative to this genomic sequence to represent the inferred CDS: deleted 1 base in 1 codon) produces MPRYELSLILKVMQRPETVATLRRTVETLMERGAVVRDLEHLGERLLPYKISKHNQRHERGAYFLIDFYAAPNIYKGLLDHLYRDVDVVRPTLLKKDEVVAKGPCCGDDSSKSQKAVSK; encoded by the exons ATGCCTCGCTATGAACTGTCGCTTATACTC AAGGTGATGCAGAGACCCGAAACTGTGGCCACCCTGCGACGGACGGTGGAGACCTTGATGGAGCGCGGCGCCGTGGTCAGGGACCTCGAGCACCTGGGAGAGAGACTGCTGCCCTACAAGATCTCCAAACACAACCAGCGGCACGAACGCGGTGCATACTTCTTGATAGACTTTTACGCAGCGCCTAACATCTATAAGGGTCTGCTGGATCATTTGTACCGGGATGTGGACGTAGTGAGACCGACGCTCTTGAAGAAGGATGAGGTGGTGGCCAAAGGACCCTGCTGTGGGGACGATTCATCAAAGTCCCAGAAAGCCGTCAGTAAATAG